The Bosea sp. 685 DNA window GCGCTCCTCAGGATGAGGGCTCAGAAGAGTTCCAACCCGGGGCTCAGGACGTGGTCCGCGGCGCCGGTCCGAGGCGCGGAAAGATTGCCTTGAAAGTCGCGCCCTGCCCCAGCAAGCTCTCGATGGTGAGACGCCCGCGATGGCGCAGCACGATGTGCTTGACGATGGCCAGGCCAAGGCCGGTTCCGCCCGCTTCACGGCTGGCGGCGGTGTCGACCCGGTAGAAGCGCTCGGTCAGGCGCGGCAGGTGTTCGGGCGCGATGCCGGGCCCGTCGTCGCGCACGCTGACGCTGGCCTCGGTCGCGCCGTCGACCACATCGATCGCAACCTCACCGTCCTTGCGGCCATATTTGATGGCGTTCTCGACCAGATTCTCCATCAGGCGCAGCAATTCGTCGCGGTCGCCGGCGACCTTCACCGGCTGCTCGGGCAGCGACAGGCGCAGATTCACATTGCGCTCACGCGCCATCAGCGTCAGCGGATCGACGATCTCGCGCGAGATACCGGCGAGATCGACCGGGGTTTCTGGCGCCAGATGGGCGCGCAGTTCGATGCGCGAGAGCGAGAGCAGATCGTCGACGAGGCGCGCCATGCGCAGGCCCTGTTCGCGCATGATCGTCAGGAAGCGGTCGCGCGCGCCGGCGTCGTTGCGGGCCGGGCCCTGCAGCGTCTCGACGAAGCCAAGCAGCGAGGCCAAAGGCGTGCGCAATTCATGGCTGGCATTGGCGACGAAATCGACCCGCATGCGCTCGGTGACCCGCTGCTCGCTGAGATCCTCGAAAGTCAGCAGCAAGGAGCGACGCCCGCCCGCGGTCCGCAACGCCGCGATATGGATCCGAAAGGTGCGCTCGACCGGCACGCGCTCGACCAGTTCGATGACGCGGCGCCCGCCCTGGCTCGATACCTGCTCCATCGCCCCGATCAGATCGGGATCGCGCATGACGAGCGTCAATTGCCGGCCCTTGTCGAGCGCCGGGATCAGCGCGTTCATCGCCGGGCTCAGCGCCTGGACGACGCCTTGCGCATCGAGCAGGACCACGGCCGAGCCGAGCGCCCCGATCAGGGCGAGCGTGGCGGGAGCATTGGGGTCGACAGTCTCGAACATCGGGCGCGGCACCTTGCGCTGTCCTCTCGCCACCGAGGCAGGCGCGAGAGCCGGACGACGCGAGAGGATGCCTTCCTGATCGGATCGCCGGCGCACGTCAATTCCCTTGACCTCGCCCACAGGTTAGCTTGCCCCCTAAGAACCAGGGAGCAAGGCGATGGCGAAGAGCTTTTCCGGAAACAAGCTGAAGGGGGCCATCCAGCTCCCGCCCAAGGAGAAGGGGCGGCCCAAGGCCTCCGCCAAAAAGCAAATCACCTCGGATAAACCGGCGAACAAATCCGACGCCTTCGACATCGAAGCGGAGACCTTGCCCCAGCGCATCGTCGACGCCGCCTTCCGCAGCGGCGGCTACCCTTATGACAAGCGCATGAAGCGCAAGCATTACGACAAGGAGATGGAGCCGCTGCAAATCGAATTGCAGAAGCTCCTCGCCTGGGTGCGCGAGACCGGCGAGCGCATCGCCATCGTGCTCGAAGGGCGCGACGGCGCCGGCAAAGGCGGCGCGATCACCCGCTTCACCCAGCATCTCAACCCGCGCCAGGCGCGCGTGGTGGCGCTGTCGAAGCCTTCCGACACCGAGAAGGGACAATGGTATTTCCAGCGCTATGCCGCGGAAATGCCGGCGGCGGGCGAGATCGTGTTCTTCGACCGCTCCTGGTACAACCGCGCCGGCGTCGAGCACGTGATGGGTTTCTGCACGCCCGACCAGACCGACGCCTTCCTGCGCGAGGCCCCCGTCTTCGAGGGCATGCTGACGCGCGACGGCATCCGCCTGATCAAGCTCTTCCTGACCATCGGACGCGAGATGCAGATGACGCGGCTGCATGCACGCTGGCACGACCCGCTCAAGCGCTGGAAGCTGTCGCCGATCGATTTCGAGGCGATCCCGCGCTTCGACGCTTATTCCAAGGCCTTTGACGAGATCCTGGAGCGCAGCTCGACATCATGGGCGCCCTGGAACGTGCTGCGCGGCAACGACAAGTTCCGCACCCGGCTCAATGCCATCCGTCTCGTCCTCCAGGCCATTCCCTACAAGGACAAGGATGAGGCGGCGATCGGCGAGCTCGACCACAAGATCACGCTGAGCGCGGCGCGCTATCTCGACAAGGGCGGGGAGAAATAGAGGTTGGAGAGGTTCAGCGCTCCCGCCGTCTGATTCGCCTGATCATCTCGTTCAGCGCCAGCAGAACCAGCGCCAGGATGAAGGGCAAAAGGTAATAGGCGATGCGGAAGAGCAGCAGCGCGCCGAGCACGCCCTCGTAAGGCAGGCGGCTCAGTGCGACCAGCATCGTCGCCTCGAAGACGCCGAGCCCGCCGGGTGCGTGGCTGGCGATGCCGATCAGGCAGGCGAAGACATAGACCGCCAGGAATGTCGGGTAGTCGATGTTGTGCCCACCCGGCAGCAGGACGAAGAGCACGGCAGCGGCCGCACAGACCTCGCAGGCGCCGAGGCACATCTGGCCGAGCGTGATCCCCAAGCCCGGCAGCGGCAGGTTCCAGCCACTGACGCGGATGGTGCGCTCGCCGCTCGCGATCCAGGCGAGATAGCCCAGCGTGCCGAGCGCCACCGCCGCGCCGACCGCCTGCACCACCAGCGGCGAGGTGCGCGCCAGCGCCGCCACCGGCTCGGTCGCGTAGAACAAGCAGGCGCACAGGATCGCACCGAGGCCGAGCCAGAAGGTGAGCCCCGCGATCACGGTCAGGCTCGCGACCTCGGAGGCGCGCACGCCCTTGGGCGAATAGATCCAGTAACGCACCGTGCCGCCGGTCACGATCGGAAAACCGAGCGTGAAGGAGACGGAATAGCTGGTGAAGGAGGCGAGCGCCGTGGTGCGATAGGGGATGGAGAGCCCCAATCGCTTCAGAGCCAGCGCGTCATAGCCAGTGAGCAGGAGATAGCTCAGCGCGGTGAAGCCGAGCGCGAGACCGAGCTGGCGCTGGCTGGCATTGGCGAAGGCGCCGGCGAGCGCACCGGGCTGGATCTCCCGGATGATGAACCAGAGCACGACCAGCGAAGCGCCAAAAATCGTCGCGCTCGCCAGCGGGCCGAGCCACCACCAACGGCTGCGCCTGCGCAAGGGCATACCTGGCTCGTGCGGGCCGAAGGACATATGCGAACTCGCTCGAAGGCTGATCGGGACCGCACGCTGCTGCGCCAGATCCCCGGGCGGGGCGACAGGCCGCAGGACGCGACCCTGCCCGACAGATAACGCCTCGACCGGGATGCACAAGCCGGAACGGCGCGGCGAATGCGCGCCATGAGGCTGACGCAGGTCGCACCCGGCGGTTTTCCGGGAACGGCGCCCATTCTATGAGGCGGCCATTGCGGCCGCCTCATAGCGCGAGAATACGTCCGGCGTGGACCCTCGCAGCGAGGATCCTGGCGGCGAGGATCCTCGCGTAATGCGTCAGGCATCCCGCCTGGCGACGGAGGCGAAGAGTGCATCCGGCCCCTCGACCTCGACCAGGCGCCGATTCTCGATCAGCCAGAAGCGATTGCCGACCGTCCGGGCGAAGCTGCGGTCATGCGAGACCAGCAGGCCGCTCGCCTCATGGCCCATCAACTCGGCCTCCAGCGCCTCCTGCCCCTCGATGTCGAGATGATTGGTCGGTTCGTCCAGCAGGTAGAAGTTGGGGTCGGCCAGGCGCAGGACCAGCATCATCAGCCGCGCCTTCTGCCCGCCGGAGAGGCGGCCTATGAGGCCGTCCTGCATCTCGATGGTCAAACCCGCGCCGGCCAGCAGCGAGCGAGCGCGCTGATCGCCGACATCGAAGCGCCTGCCGATCGCCGCCCCGGGCGTATCGTCAGACGCAAGCTCGGACAGGTCTTGGTCGCTATAGCCGAGCTTCAGGGACGGCGTCGCCCTGATCACCTCCGATGCTCCTTGCGGCTCCACGATCGCGCGCCTGATCAGGCTGACGAGGCGCGACTTGCCGGTCCCGTTGGCTCCGAGCAGGACGATGCGGTCGCCCTGGTTGATCCAGCGCTTGCCCGTTTTGAACAGCAGCGTCCCGTCCGGCGTCATGACGGCCGCATCGTCGAGCGTGACCAGAACCTTGGCGTGGGTGCCGCGATTGGCGAGCCTGATCGCACCCGCCGAGCGCTCGCGATGCGCGGGCAAGGCGGCATCCTCCAGGCGCTCGGCTCTTTCCTTGAGCTGCTTGGTCTTGACCACCAGCAGGTCGCTGCCGGAATTGATCCCGATATTCCTGAGCTTCGCGGCCTGCTGGCGCAATTGCTGGGCGGTCT harbors:
- a CDS encoding ATP-binding protein — protein: MFETVDPNAPATLALIGALGSAVVLLDAQGVVQALSPAMNALIPALDKGRQLTLVMRDPDLIGAMEQVSSQGGRRVIELVERVPVERTFRIHIAALRTAGGRRSLLLTFEDLSEQRVTERMRVDFVANASHELRTPLASLLGFVETLQGPARNDAGARDRFLTIMREQGLRMARLVDDLLSLSRIELRAHLAPETPVDLAGISREIVDPLTLMARERNVNLRLSLPEQPVKVAGDRDELLRLMENLVENAIKYGRKDGEVAIDVVDGATEASVSVRDDGPGIAPEHLPRLTERFYRVDTAASREAGGTGLGLAIVKHIVLRHRGRLTIESLLGQGATFKAIFPRLGPAPRTTS
- the ppk2 gene encoding polyphosphate kinase 2: MAKSFSGNKLKGAIQLPPKEKGRPKASAKKQITSDKPANKSDAFDIEAETLPQRIVDAAFRSGGYPYDKRMKRKHYDKEMEPLQIELQKLLAWVRETGERIAIVLEGRDGAGKGGAITRFTQHLNPRQARVVALSKPSDTEKGQWYFQRYAAEMPAAGEIVFFDRSWYNRAGVEHVMGFCTPDQTDAFLREAPVFEGMLTRDGIRLIKLFLTIGREMQMTRLHARWHDPLKRWKLSPIDFEAIPRFDAYSKAFDEILERSSTSWAPWNVLRGNDKFRTRLNAIRLVLQAIPYKDKDEAAIGELDHKITLSAARYLDKGGEK
- a CDS encoding lysylphosphatidylglycerol synthase domain-containing protein — protein: MPLRRRSRWWWLGPLASATIFGASLVVLWFIIREIQPGALAGAFANASQRQLGLALGFTALSYLLLTGYDALALKRLGLSIPYRTTALASFTSYSVSFTLGFPIVTGGTVRYWIYSPKGVRASEVASLTVIAGLTFWLGLGAILCACLFYATEPVAALARTSPLVVQAVGAAVALGTLGYLAWIASGERTIRVSGWNLPLPGLGITLGQMCLGACEVCAAAAVLFVLLPGGHNIDYPTFLAVYVFACLIGIASHAPGGLGVFEATMLVALSRLPYEGVLGALLLFRIAYYLLPFILALVLLALNEMIRRIRRRER
- a CDS encoding ABC-F family ATP-binding cassette domain-containing protein gives rise to the protein MALINLRNLGVTLGTPLFSNLDLTIGANDRLGLVAANGRGKSTLLHCLTGGFEPSAGEITRSRGLRVGHVEQDIPARFAETAFHDLVRQALPAEQADSEGWRVDVVLDSLEVPEPLRQRPLSRLSGGWQRLAMLARIWVTEPDLLLLDEPTNHLDLARISQLEDWLNALPRDVPVVISSHDRAFLDATTNRTLFLRPERSQVFALPYTRARLALDEADASEERRFQRDLKTAQQLRQQAAKLRNIGINSGSDLLVVKTKQLKERAERLEDAALPAHRERSAGAIRLANRGTHAKVLVTLDDAAVMTPDGTLLFKTGKRWINQGDRIVLLGANGTGKSRLVSLIRRAIVEPQGASEVIRATPSLKLGYSDQDLSELASDDTPGAAIGRRFDVGDQRARSLLAGAGLTIEMQDGLIGRLSGGQKARLMMLVLRLADPNFYLLDEPTNHLDIEGQEALEAELMGHEASGLLVSHDRSFARTVGNRFWLIENRRLVEVEGPDALFASVARRDA